From Streptomyces sp. NBC_00775, one genomic window encodes:
- a CDS encoding class I SAM-dependent methyltransferase yields the protein MLDYDKEADAYDATRGGEPRAAAAADAVLGLVPESARALLDIACGTGIVTRRLAAGRPGLRVTAADAAHGMARRAAARMADAVVRADSRQLPFADGSFDAVSVIWLLHLLDDAAPVVAEAARVLRPGGVLVTTVDKNAAHHVGSDIDALAAPYRGQRATDETSLVTAYAAEHGLLPSGTARFRGHGQGRIPRRLARYVRDGEIYAAGGIALAERIEALPDPDAPRPDPEFTLRAFRKAA from the coding sequence GTGCTGGACTACGACAAGGAAGCCGACGCGTACGACGCGACCCGGGGCGGTGAACCCCGGGCCGCGGCGGCCGCCGACGCTGTCCTCGGCCTCGTCCCCGAGAGCGCCCGCGCCCTGCTGGACATCGCCTGCGGCACCGGGATCGTGACGCGGCGCCTCGCGGCCGGACGGCCGGGGCTGCGGGTGACGGCAGCCGACGCGGCGCACGGCATGGCGCGGAGGGCGGCGGCACGGATGGCGGATGCCGTTGTCCGTGCCGACTCCCGCCAACTCCCCTTCGCGGACGGCTCGTTCGACGCTGTCTCGGTCATCTGGCTGCTGCATCTGCTGGACGACGCGGCCCCCGTCGTCGCCGAGGCCGCCCGCGTCCTGCGCCCCGGCGGCGTCCTCGTCACCACCGTCGACAAGAACGCCGCCCACCACGTGGGCAGCGACATCGACGCACTGGCCGCGCCGTACCGCGGGCAGCGCGCCACGGACGAGACCTCGCTCGTCACGGCGTACGCCGCCGAACACGGCCTGCTCCCCAGTGGGACGGCCCGCTTCCGGGGCCACGGCCAGGGACGGATCCCACGCCGCCTGGCCCGCTACGTCCGGGACGGCGAGATCTACGCGGCGGGCGGCATCGCGCTCGCCGAGCGCATCGAGGCGCTGCCGGACCCGGACGCACCGCGCCCGGACCCCGAGTTCACGCTACGGGCGTTCCGGAAGGCCGCGTGA
- a CDS encoding helix-turn-helix domain-containing protein — translation MAANSNPTVRKRRLGAELRRLRQASGLKSAEVAERLMVSQPKISHLENGRRAISPRDVRDLCAIYGVTDPQVIESLTRMAKESGQQGWWNVYGDIPQSVYIALETDAAIIHAYEPMAIPGLLQTPAYAHAVIEETIPQLTAEQAATRLKVRLRRQHRIYDPARPLRLWVVLDESALRRVVGSPAIMREQLEHLNTLGSEPHITVQVLPYTVGAHPGLTGQFFILSFADSPEVVVCLERFTSDLYLEKPSDVQFYSMMYDHLQAQALNPDSSRDFITDATKSYINAASRP, via the coding sequence GTGGCTGCGAACAGCAATCCCACCGTCAGAAAGCGCCGTCTGGGAGCCGAGCTCCGCCGGCTCCGTCAGGCCAGCGGGCTGAAGAGCGCGGAAGTGGCCGAGAGACTCATGGTCTCCCAGCCCAAGATCAGTCACCTGGAGAACGGCCGCCGCGCCATCAGCCCCCGCGACGTACGCGATCTGTGCGCGATCTACGGAGTCACGGACCCGCAGGTCATCGAATCGCTCACGCGGATGGCCAAGGAATCCGGACAGCAGGGTTGGTGGAACGTCTACGGCGACATCCCCCAGAGCGTCTATATCGCCTTGGAGACGGACGCCGCCATCATCCATGCCTACGAGCCCATGGCGATCCCCGGCCTGCTGCAGACCCCCGCCTACGCCCATGCCGTCATCGAGGAAACGATCCCGCAGCTCACTGCCGAACAGGCCGCCACGCGCCTCAAGGTGCGGCTACGCCGTCAGCACCGGATCTACGACCCGGCCCGCCCGCTGCGTCTGTGGGTCGTCCTGGACGAATCAGCACTGCGCCGCGTCGTCGGCAGCCCCGCCATCATGCGCGAACAACTGGAGCACCTGAACACACTCGGCTCCGAGCCCCATATCACCGTGCAGGTCCTTCCCTACACCGTAGGCGCCCACCCGGGCCTCACAGGACAGTTCTTCATCCTGAGCTTCGCCGACAGCCCCGAGGTAGTGGTGTGCCTGGAACGGTTCACCAGCGATCTCTACCTGGAGAAACCGTCCGACGTGCAGTTCTACAGCATGATGTACGACCACCTCCAAGCCCAGGCCCTCAACCCTGACAGCAGCCGCGACTTCATCACCGACGCCACCAAGTCGTACATCAACGCAGCGAGCCGGCCCTGA
- a CDS encoding helix-turn-helix transcriptional regulator: MKSARLVSVLLLLQTRGRMTAAQLAEELEVSVRTVYRDVEALSAAGVPLYGDAGHAGGYRLLDGYRTRLTGLTADEVEALFLAGVPGPAAELGLGSVLAAAQLKVRAALPSELREHADRISGRFHLDAPGWYADADETPYLPAVADAVWNRRVLHIRYRRWREPTDVERRLEPYGLVLKAGRWYVVAGPGPRTFRVDQILELAASEEEFARPEDFDLAAFWSAYQRDFHERLHRAEAVVRLAPGAPAARLSGPAAHAVSVNGRTDKDGWTRATIPIESVDHAHHDFLRLGTDIEVLEPAELRERIAATVAELASRYA, translated from the coding sequence GTGAAATCCGCGCGGCTCGTCTCGGTCCTCCTGCTCCTCCAGACCCGCGGCCGCATGACCGCCGCCCAGCTCGCCGAGGAGCTGGAGGTCTCGGTGCGCACGGTCTACCGGGACGTCGAGGCACTGAGCGCGGCCGGCGTCCCGCTGTACGGCGACGCGGGCCACGCGGGCGGCTACCGGCTTCTGGACGGCTACCGCACCCGCCTCACCGGCCTCACCGCCGACGAGGTCGAGGCCCTCTTCCTCGCGGGCGTCCCCGGCCCCGCCGCCGAGCTGGGCCTCGGCTCGGTCCTCGCCGCCGCCCAGCTCAAGGTGCGCGCGGCCCTCCCGAGCGAGCTGCGCGAGCACGCCGACCGGATCAGCGGCCGCTTCCACCTGGACGCGCCCGGCTGGTACGCGGACGCCGACGAGACCCCGTACCTGCCCGCCGTCGCCGATGCCGTCTGGAACCGCCGCGTCCTGCACATCCGGTACCGCCGCTGGCGTGAGCCCACCGACGTGGAGCGCCGCCTGGAGCCGTACGGCCTCGTCCTGAAGGCGGGCCGCTGGTACGTCGTCGCGGGACCGGGGCCGCGTACGTTCCGCGTCGACCAGATCCTCGAACTCGCCGCCTCCGAGGAGGAGTTCGCCCGTCCCGAGGACTTCGACCTCGCCGCGTTCTGGTCCGCGTACCAGAGGGACTTCCACGAGCGGCTGCACCGCGCGGAGGCGGTCGTCCGGCTGGCGCCGGGAGCACCGGCAGCCCGACTGAGCGGCCCCGCGGCGCACGCGGTGTCGGTCAACGGCCGTACGGACAAGGACGGTTGGACGCGCGCGACCATCCCCATCGAGTCCGTGGACCACGCCCATCACGACTTCCTCCGCCTCGGCACGGACATCGAGGTCCTCGAACCGGCCGAGCTGCGGGAGCGGATCGCCGCGACGGTGGCGGAGCTGGCGTCGCGGTACGCGTGA
- a CDS encoding helix-turn-helix domain-containing protein: MSERRAAPTVGQVVLGRRLQELREAAGLKREEAARVLRVAPATVRRMEMAEVALKIPYVQVLLTTYGVADDEVGAFVALAEEANQPGWWQRFHDVLPEWFSMHVSLEGAARMIRSYEPHFMPGLLQTEDYARAVLEAGTVGQTGPEAIERHVALRMSRQKLLTRENPPHLWVIMDETVLRRPVSIHASVMRDQIDRLLEASEHDHITLQVAEFANGPHPGTYTSFALFRFAEPELPDMVYSEYVTGALYLDSRAEVALHLEVLDHMSAHAASAQRTKEILREFRESF; the protein is encoded by the coding sequence GTGAGTGAGCGGCGGGCTGCGCCCACCGTGGGGCAGGTGGTGCTCGGGCGGCGGCTTCAGGAGTTGCGGGAGGCCGCGGGGCTGAAGCGGGAGGAGGCGGCCCGTGTGCTGCGGGTCGCCCCGGCGACCGTACGGCGCATGGAGATGGCCGAGGTCGCCCTCAAGATCCCGTACGTGCAGGTGCTGTTGACGACGTACGGCGTGGCCGACGACGAGGTGGGCGCCTTCGTCGCGCTGGCCGAGGAGGCGAACCAGCCGGGCTGGTGGCAGCGGTTCCACGACGTGCTGCCGGAGTGGTTCAGCATGCACGTCAGCCTGGAGGGCGCCGCCCGGATGATCCGCTCGTACGAGCCGCACTTCATGCCCGGGCTGCTGCAGACCGAGGACTACGCGCGGGCCGTGCTGGAGGCCGGGACGGTCGGGCAGACCGGTCCCGAGGCCATCGAGCGGCATGTGGCGCTGCGGATGAGCCGGCAGAAGCTGCTCACCCGCGAGAACCCGCCGCACCTCTGGGTGATCATGGACGAGACGGTGCTGCGCCGGCCCGTCAGCATCCACGCCTCGGTCATGCGCGACCAGATCGACCGGCTCCTCGAAGCGAGCGAGCATGATCACATCACGCTCCAGGTCGCCGAGTTCGCGAACGGCCCGCACCCGGGGACGTACACGTCCTTCGCGCTGTTCCGCTTCGCGGAGCCCGAGCTGCCGGACATGGTCTACAGCGAGTACGTGACCGGTGCCCTGTATCTCGACTCACGCGCCGAGGTCGCCCTGCATCTGGAGGTCCTCGACCACATGTCGGCCCACGCGGCCTCCGCCCAGCGCACCAAAGAGATCCTCCGGGAGTTCCGCGAGAGCTTCTGA
- a CDS encoding 4a-hydroxytetrahydrobiopterin dehydratase, with protein MAVEPLSQKEIEDRLAELPGWSVDGDRLARSYRLGSHFAATAMVVHIAQVQEELDHHSDLTLGYNTISLTVNTHSVGGAITALDFNLARRVEELAPGHGAR; from the coding sequence ATGGCCGTCGAACCGTTGTCGCAGAAGGAGATCGAGGACCGGCTCGCGGAGCTGCCGGGATGGTCGGTGGACGGCGACCGGCTCGCCCGCTCCTACCGGCTCGGCTCACACTTCGCGGCGACCGCGATGGTCGTCCACATCGCCCAGGTCCAGGAGGAACTGGACCACCACTCGGACCTCACCCTCGGCTACAACACCATCTCCCTCACGGTGAACACGCACAGCGTCGGCGGCGCCATCACCGCACTCGACTTCAACCTCGCCCGCAGGGTGGAGGAACTCGCCCCGGGACACGGGGCACGCTGA
- a CDS encoding ADP-ribosylglycohydrolase family protein, with protein sequence MNDVWSRRLGWEAEAVYRARVRGCLLGGAIGDALGYPIEFASLDRIRAAHGPRGVTGLVPDGDGVVGRVSDDTQMTLFTVEGLGQAHARERRKGIGGGAPRLVRWAYERWLETQRRPGPEVSATAAAPAGAPAHDSRAHAGPTGGLAAQAWLYARRAPGNACLSGLERDHVPDPMLALGPPGAVNPDSKGCGAVMRSAPFGLAPASEDFAFGLAARCAQMTHGHPTGYYAAGALAAMVVHLVAGESVESAVLRALRLLARYPGHEETAVALRRALDLADEGDPSAGKVERLGAGWIAEEALAIAVYCALAGPRVADALLLSVNHSGDSDSTGAICGNLLGARYGDHGLPGEWLERVEGRAQIAALADDFATECVRR encoded by the coding sequence GTGAACGACGTATGGAGCCGACGCCTGGGCTGGGAGGCCGAGGCGGTCTACCGCGCACGGGTACGCGGCTGTCTGCTGGGCGGGGCGATCGGGGACGCGCTCGGCTATCCGATCGAGTTCGCCTCCCTGGACCGGATCCGCGCCGCGCACGGACCCCGGGGCGTGACCGGGCTGGTCCCCGACGGCGACGGAGTCGTGGGGCGCGTCAGCGACGACACACAGATGACGCTGTTCACGGTGGAAGGGCTCGGGCAGGCCCACGCGCGAGAACGCCGCAAGGGCATCGGCGGCGGGGCACCGCGACTGGTGCGCTGGGCGTACGAGCGGTGGCTGGAGACACAGCGGAGGCCGGGGCCCGAGGTGAGCGCGACGGCCGCGGCGCCCGCCGGCGCACCGGCCCACGATTCTCGCGCCCACGCCGGGCCCACCGGCGGTCTCGCGGCCCAGGCCTGGCTGTACGCCCGCCGCGCCCCCGGCAACGCCTGCCTCTCCGGGCTCGAACGGGACCACGTCCCCGACCCCATGCTGGCACTCGGTCCGCCGGGAGCGGTGAACCCCGACTCCAAGGGTTGCGGTGCGGTGATGCGCTCGGCACCCTTCGGGCTCGCCCCCGCCTCGGAGGACTTCGCGTTCGGGCTCGCCGCGCGGTGCGCCCAGATGACCCACGGCCATCCCACCGGGTACTACGCGGCCGGGGCGCTGGCCGCGATGGTCGTTCACCTGGTCGCCGGGGAGTCCGTCGAGAGCGCCGTACTGCGGGCTCTGCGGCTGCTCGCCCGGTACCCCGGGCACGAGGAGACCGCCGTCGCGCTGCGGCGGGCCCTTGACCTCGCCGACGAGGGTGACCCGAGCGCCGGGAAGGTGGAGCGCCTCGGTGCCGGCTGGATCGCCGAGGAGGCCCTGGCCATCGCGGTCTACTGTGCCCTCGCCGGGCCCCGCGTGGCCGACGCCCTCCTCCTCTCCGTCAACCACTCCGGCGACAGCGACTCGACCGGGGCCATCTGCGGCAACCTTCTGGGGGCGCGGTATGGCGACCATGGGCTGCCGGGGGAGTGGCTGGAGCGGGTGGAGGGGCGTGCGCAGATCGCTGCGCTGGCGGATGACTTCGCGACGGAGTGCGTCCGCCGGTAG
- a CDS encoding helix-turn-helix domain-containing protein yields MTIVASGAARSSTAPTRKAAGKGTGDGVGEGIGPLLRGWREQRRVSQLELALRADSSARHISFIETGRSRPSEEMVLRLAEHLDVPVRERNALLLAAGYAPHFKETPLDDPSMDALREGMERLIQGYEPYPALVVDATYNVLAANRGIAMLLDGIPESLLAPPLNAMRLTLHPEGLAPRIRNLRAWRDHLLAQMDRQIALRRSEPLRALYEEVAAYPVPDPDLARDDEPLGPVPYFALPMQIEHEGRVLSFISSISTFNTPMDVTVAELAIETFLPADPATVKYLQSLLS; encoded by the coding sequence ATGACGATTGTCGCGTCCGGAGCCGCCCGGTCCTCAACTGCCCCCACCCGCAAGGCCGCCGGCAAAGGTACCGGCGACGGTGTCGGCGAAGGGATCGGTCCGCTGCTGCGTGGCTGGCGGGAGCAGCGGCGGGTGAGCCAGTTGGAGCTGGCGCTGCGGGCGGACTCCTCGGCCCGGCACATCAGCTTCATCGAGACGGGCCGCTCCCGCCCCAGCGAGGAGATGGTGCTGCGCCTCGCCGAGCACCTCGACGTACCCGTCCGGGAACGCAACGCGCTGCTGCTCGCGGCCGGTTATGCGCCGCACTTCAAGGAGACGCCGCTCGACGACCCGTCGATGGACGCCCTGCGCGAGGGCATGGAGCGCCTGATCCAGGGCTACGAGCCCTACCCGGCGCTGGTGGTCGACGCCACGTACAACGTCCTCGCCGCGAACCGGGGCATCGCCATGCTGCTGGACGGCATCCCCGAGTCGCTGCTCGCGCCGCCGCTGAACGCCATGCGGCTCACCCTCCACCCGGAGGGTCTGGCGCCGCGCATCCGCAACCTGCGCGCGTGGCGGGACCATCTGCTCGCCCAGATGGACCGTCAGATCGCCCTGCGCCGCTCGGAGCCGCTGCGCGCCCTGTACGAGGAGGTCGCGGCGTATCCGGTCCCGGACCCGGACCTGGCCCGGGACGACGAACCCCTGGGCCCTGTCCCCTACTTCGCGCTTCCGATGCAGATCGAGCACGAAGGCCGGGTCCTGTCGTTCATCTCGTCGATCTCGACCTTCAACACCCCGATGGACGTGACGGTGGCCGAGCTGGCCATCGAGACGTTCCTCCCCGCGGACCCGGCGACGGTCAAGTACCTTCAGTCACTGCTCTCCTGA
- a CDS encoding nitrate reductase subunit alpha, whose product MSDTRIPPTEPGAVLLRAGKYFRPGAAAPDLHSVRLTGGREADSFYRDRWSHDKVVNSTHGVNCTGSCRWKVYVKDGIITWETQQTDYPSVGPDRPEYEPRGCPRGAAFSWYTYSPTRVRYPYIRGVLLEMYREARGRLRDPVLAWADIQADPERRRRYQQARGKGGLVRATWDEAVEIVAAAHVHTIKTYGPDRIAGFSPIPAMSMVSHAAGARFMGLIGAPMLSFYDWYADLPVASPQVFGDQTDVPESGDWWDAAYLMMWGSNVPVTRTPDAHWMAEARYRGQKVVVVAPDYADNAKFADEWLHPHPGTDGALALAMGHVVLKEFFVDRETPFFADYVRKFTDLPFLVTLTEKGGAYVPSKFLRATDVGKFGEGAAWKTVVLDAVTGRAVVPNGSLGFRWTESGKGKWNLELGSIQPYLSLYGHEAAGGVEVLLPRFDTEGGEHGQGRGDVVHRGVPATQLGGAKGPLVTTVFDLLLAQYGVGREGLPGQWPSSYEDAETPGTPAWQEVHTSVPAAKCVKIAREFARTAEQSQGRCMILMGAGTNHWFHSETIYRAFLALLQLTGCQGRNGGGWAHYVGQEKCRPATGWATLAGAADWSRPPRQMIGAAYWFLNTDQWRYDKFGADVLASPLGEGRFKGMTGADCLALSARSGWMPSYPTFDRNPLKLGEVFGDPVANVVAELRSGTLKFACEDPDAPANWPRVLTLWRANLLGSSAKGAEYFTKHLLGTHSSLRAEEAEPEVRPRDVTWREEAPEGKLDLLLSLDFRQTSSTLLSDVVLPAATWYEKHDLSTTDMHPYVHSFTPAVDPPWQARTDFDTFRALAERLSELAVDHLGVRKDVVATALQHDTPGETAQPGGLVLDWKRGECDPVPGKTLPNLAVVERDYTAIGAKFAALGPLVEKLGLPAKGIALRPDEEVEHLKELNGVVRGGPADGRPALDTAVKAANTILALSGTTNGRLATQGFRTLEARTGQEMAHLSAEHEGKRITYADTQAAPVPVITSPEWSGSESGGRRYTAFTLNTEHLKPWHTLTGRQHFFLDHDWIHELGEALPVYRPPLDMHRLFGEPRLGVDGQREVTVRYLTPHNKWSIHSEYQDNLFMLSLSRGGQNIWMSPQDADAIGVKDNDWIEAVNRNGVVVARAVVSHRMPAGTVYMHHAQERTVGVPKTETTGMRGGIHNSLTRLILKPSHLIGGYAQLSWAFNYLGPTGNQRDEVTVIRRRSQEVEY is encoded by the coding sequence GTGAGCGACACGCGGATACCGCCCACCGAGCCGGGCGCCGTGCTGCTGCGCGCCGGGAAGTACTTCCGGCCCGGTGCGGCGGCTCCCGATCTGCACAGCGTCCGGCTGACCGGCGGCCGTGAGGCGGACTCCTTCTACCGGGACCGCTGGAGCCACGACAAGGTCGTGAACTCCACGCACGGCGTCAACTGCACCGGCTCCTGTCGCTGGAAGGTGTACGTCAAGGACGGCATCATCACGTGGGAGACCCAGCAGACGGACTATCCGTCGGTGGGCCCCGACCGCCCCGAGTACGAGCCGCGCGGCTGTCCTCGGGGCGCGGCGTTCTCCTGGTACACGTACTCGCCGACCCGGGTGCGCTATCCGTACATCCGGGGGGTCCTCCTGGAGATGTACCGGGAGGCGCGGGGCCGCTTGCGGGACCCCGTGCTCGCCTGGGCGGACATCCAGGCCGACCCCGAGCGCCGCCGCCGCTACCAGCAGGCCCGCGGCAAGGGCGGTCTGGTGCGCGCCACCTGGGACGAGGCGGTCGAGATCGTCGCCGCCGCCCATGTCCACACGATCAAGACGTACGGCCCCGACCGCATCGCCGGGTTCTCCCCCATCCCCGCGATGTCGATGGTGTCGCACGCCGCCGGCGCCCGTTTCATGGGCCTGATCGGCGCGCCGATGCTCTCCTTCTACGACTGGTACGCCGACCTGCCCGTCGCCTCCCCGCAGGTCTTCGGCGACCAGACCGACGTGCCGGAGTCGGGCGACTGGTGGGACGCCGCGTATCTGATGATGTGGGGCTCCAACGTCCCGGTGACCCGCACGCCCGACGCCCACTGGATGGCCGAGGCCCGCTATCGCGGCCAGAAGGTCGTGGTCGTCGCCCCCGACTACGCGGACAACGCCAAGTTCGCCGACGAGTGGCTGCATCCGCACCCCGGCACGGACGGCGCGCTCGCGCTGGCGATGGGGCATGTCGTCCTCAAGGAGTTCTTCGTCGACCGCGAGACGCCCTTCTTCGCGGACTACGTACGGAAGTTCACCGATCTGCCGTTCCTGGTGACCCTGACGGAGAAGGGCGGCGCGTACGTCCCCTCGAAGTTCCTGCGCGCCACCGATGTGGGCAAGTTCGGCGAGGGCGCCGCGTGGAAGACGGTGGTCCTGGACGCGGTGACCGGGCGGGCCGTCGTACCGAACGGTTCGCTGGGCTTTCGCTGGACCGAGTCCGGCAAGGGCAAGTGGAACCTCGAACTGGGCTCCATCCAGCCGTATTTGAGCCTGTACGGCCATGAGGCCGCCGGCGGTGTCGAGGTGCTCCTCCCCCGCTTCGACACCGAGGGCGGCGAGCACGGCCAGGGGCGCGGCGACGTCGTACACCGTGGCGTTCCGGCGACACAGCTCGGCGGTGCGAAAGGCCCGCTGGTCACGACGGTCTTCGATCTGCTGCTCGCGCAGTACGGGGTGGGGCGGGAGGGGCTGCCCGGCCAGTGGCCTTCCTCGTACGAGGACGCGGAGACGCCCGGGACGCCCGCCTGGCAGGAGGTACACACGTCCGTACCGGCGGCCAAGTGCGTGAAAATCGCCAGGGAGTTCGCGCGGACGGCGGAGCAGTCGCAGGGCCGGTGCATGATCCTGATGGGCGCGGGGACCAACCACTGGTTCCATTCCGAGACCATCTACCGGGCCTTTCTCGCACTGCTCCAGCTCACCGGCTGCCAGGGCCGCAACGGCGGCGGCTGGGCGCACTACGTCGGCCAGGAGAAGTGCCGCCCGGCCACCGGCTGGGCCACGCTGGCGGGCGCCGCCGACTGGAGCAGGCCGCCGCGGCAGATGATCGGCGCCGCGTACTGGTTCCTCAACACCGACCAGTGGCGCTACGACAAGTTCGGGGCCGATGTGCTCGCCTCCCCGCTCGGCGAGGGGCGGTTCAAGGGAATGACCGGCGCCGACTGCCTCGCGCTGTCGGCGCGTTCGGGGTGGATGCCGTCGTATCCGACGTTCGACCGCAACCCGCTGAAGCTGGGCGAGGTCTTCGGCGATCCGGTGGCGAACGTCGTGGCCGAACTCCGGTCGGGCACCCTGAAGTTCGCCTGTGAGGACCCGGACGCACCCGCGAACTGGCCGCGCGTACTGACCCTTTGGCGCGCCAACCTGCTCGGCTCCTCGGCGAAGGGCGCCGAGTACTTCACCAAGCACCTGCTGGGCACCCACTCGTCGCTGCGGGCCGAGGAGGCGGAGCCCGAGGTCCGGCCGAGGGATGTGACCTGGCGCGAGGAGGCCCCCGAGGGCAAGCTCGACCTGCTGCTCTCGCTGGACTTCCGGCAGACCTCCTCCACCCTCCTGTCGGACGTCGTGCTGCCCGCCGCGACCTGGTACGAGAAGCACGACCTGTCGACCACGGACATGCATCCGTACGTCCACTCCTTCACGCCGGCGGTGGACCCGCCGTGGCAGGCGCGCACCGACTTCGACACGTTCAGGGCGCTGGCCGAGCGGCTGAGCGAACTCGCCGTGGACCACCTCGGCGTACGCAAGGACGTCGTCGCCACCGCGCTCCAGCACGACACTCCCGGCGAGACCGCGCAGCCGGGCGGGTTGGTGCTGGACTGGAAGCGCGGCGAGTGCGATCCCGTGCCCGGGAAGACGCTGCCGAACCTGGCGGTGGTGGAGCGGGACTACACGGCGATCGGGGCGAAGTTCGCGGCGCTCGGGCCGTTGGTGGAGAAGCTGGGCCTGCCCGCCAAGGGCATCGCGCTCAGGCCGGACGAGGAGGTCGAGCACCTCAAGGAGCTGAACGGTGTCGTACGCGGCGGACCCGCCGACGGACGTCCGGCGCTCGACACCGCTGTGAAGGCCGCGAACACGATCCTCGCGCTGTCCGGGACGACCAACGGGCGCCTGGCCACACAGGGCTTCCGCACGCTGGAGGCCCGCACGGGGCAGGAGATGGCGCATCTGTCCGCCGAGCACGAGGGCAAGCGGATCACGTACGCGGACACGCAGGCCGCGCCGGTGCCGGTGATCACCTCGCCGGAGTGGTCGGGCAGCGAGTCGGGCGGCCGCCGCTACACGGCGTTCACCCTCAACACCGAGCACCTCAAGCCCTGGCACACCCTCACCGGGCGCCAGCACTTCTTCCTCGACCACGACTGGATCCATGAGCTGGGCGAGGCGCTGCCGGTGTACCGGCCGCCGCTCGACATGCACCGACTGTTCGGTGAGCCGCGCCTCGGAGTGGACGGACAAAGGGAAGTGACGGTCCGTTATCTCACCCCGCACAACAAGTGGTCGATCCACTCCGAGTACCAGGACAACCTGTTCATGCTCTCGCTCTCGCGCGGCGGCCAGAACATCTGGATGTCCCCGCAGGACGCGGACGCCATCGGTGTGAAGGACAACGACTGGATCGAGGCCGTCAACCGCAACGGCGTGGTCGTCGCCCGGGCCGTCGTCTCGCATCGGATGCCCGCCGGCACGGTCTATATGCACCACGCCCAGGAGCGCACGGTGGGCGTGCCGAAGACGGAGACCACCGGAATGCGCGGCGGCATCCACAACTCCCTGACCCGGCTGATCCTCAAACCGTCCCATCTCATCGGCGGCTACGCCCAGTTGTCGTGGGCCTTCAACTATCTGGGCCCGACGGGCAACCAGCGCGACGAGGTGACGGTCATCCGCCGCCGCAGTCAGGAGGTCGAGTACTGA
- a CDS encoding SAM-dependent methyltransferase: MTGSEAAPTRIDTSRPHPARVYDWWLGGKDNYPVDEELARKILAADGTAVRGARANRRFMHRATRTAAQAGIRQFLDIGTGIPTEPNLHQVAQQVAPDAKVVYADNDPIVLRHAEALLHGSAEGTTDYVHADVRDPETILRLAAGSLDLTRPVALSLVALTHYLGDATDGDDVYGLIKRYVEALAPGSQVVLTQVTSDISPEGVAKAAELFRRSGTPFFPRTHAEFSRFFDGLELQEPGVVAVSEWRPEAEDLAAQAEGAVPVFAGVGLKR; encoded by the coding sequence ATGACCGGCAGTGAAGCCGCGCCCACCCGTATCGACACCAGTCGTCCCCATCCCGCCCGCGTCTACGACTGGTGGCTGGGCGGCAAGGACAACTACCCGGTCGACGAGGAGCTGGCCCGCAAGATCCTCGCCGCGGACGGAACGGCGGTGCGCGGGGCGCGCGCCAACCGCCGCTTCATGCACCGTGCGACGCGGACCGCCGCGCAGGCGGGGATACGCCAGTTCCTCGACATCGGTACGGGCATCCCGACCGAACCCAATCTGCACCAGGTGGCCCAGCAGGTCGCACCGGACGCCAAGGTCGTGTACGCGGACAACGACCCGATCGTCCTGCGGCACGCGGAGGCGCTGCTGCACGGCTCCGCCGAGGGCACCACCGACTACGTACACGCCGACGTCCGCGACCCCGAGACCATCCTGCGGCTGGCCGCCGGCTCCCTGGACCTCACCCGGCCCGTCGCCCTGTCGCTGGTCGCGCTCACCCACTACCTGGGTGACGCCACGGACGGAGACGATGTGTACGGCCTGATCAAGCGGTACGTCGAGGCGCTCGCCCCCGGCAGCCAGGTGGTGCTCACCCAGGTCACCTCCGACATCAGCCCCGAGGGTGTCGCGAAGGCCGCCGAGCTGTTCCGGCGCAGTGGCACTCCCTTCTTCCCGCGCACGCATGCCGAGTTCTCGCGTTTCTTCGACGGCCTGGAGCTCCAGGAGCCCGGCGTGGTCGCGGTCTCCGAGTGGCGTCCGGAGGCGGAGGACCTGGCGGCCCAGGCGGAGGGCGCTGTCCCGGTGTTCGCGGGGGTCGGACTCAAGCGCTGA